The Streptomyces sp. NBC_01276 genome includes the window CCGTGCCGTCGGCCCCTTCGCAGATGTCGCCGCCGGTGCCGACACCCGGGATTTCCCCCGGGTTGGCCGTCCGGCAGAGTTTTTGATCACGAACGGGGTCGACGTAGCAGTAGTGATTCTTTTGGTCGAGGCCGATCTGATAGCCGCCGCTGTTCTTCTGGAAATCCTTCGGAATGGGGTCGGGAGGGCCGACCTTGGAGTAGTTCGGGTCGTCCGCGGCCATGGCCGGCATCGAGGGCGCGCCCAGGCTGCACAGCAGCGTGGCGACCAGGACCGCCAGGACGCGCGCCAGGAGGTGACGAGCGGCTCTAGCCCTCACGGACCACCTGCCTCCACCCGTCCCGCCAGGCATAGGGCGAATCCGGCAGATAGGACACCGGGACGTGCGAATGCTTGACGTAGCCCGGCTGGTTGGTCAGCCGCCACCTGTCCCCCTGCCAGCGCAGGATCACGCTCGTGAGCTCGTCCTTGAGCGGTTCCTTGTCCGGCGCCCCGTCCGGACCCGTCGCGAACCGGTCGTAGGACATCCAGACCTCGACCACGGCGCCGGGCTTCTCGCCCTCCACCGGCAGCGAGGTCACATGGACCGCCTGCACCGTCGTGGTGAACGTGATACTGGACGTGGTCCCGCCGGAGGAAGGCAGCCCGACCTGCTCGCGGAGCTTCCTCACCTTGGACACCTCTTGGTCGACGTAGCCGTCGGCGTCCGGGGAGGCCATCGCCTCCAGCTGCTGCCTCGCCTTCTGGTCGTCGAGCCAGGCGTACTCCTCCCACCAGTACACCGCGGCACTCACCGCGTCGACTGCCGAGTACTTGAATCCCGTGGCCACGCCGTCGGCATGGCCGGTCGGCTTGAAGAGCCGCATCTTGGGGCCCGTATCCGGCGTCTTGGACACTTCGCCCGAGCCCGACGGGGAGGCCGGGCCGGAAGGATGCGCCGGGGGCGCCGTCGTGGCCGGGGCTCCGGCGGCCGGAGTACCACCACCGTCGTCGTCCAGCAGAACGGCCACCCCGTACCCGCCGCCGACCAGGACTCCGGCCGCGAGCACCCCCAGGCCGGCCAGCGTCAGCCGTGCGCGACGCGTCTTCGCGTCCTTGCCCTGACTCACTTCTTACCGAACAGGTTGTACGCCATGAGGACCAGGGCCGACGTCGCACCGATGCCACCGGCTCCGACGAGCGACGCCAGCACGCCGGTCTTCCCCCGCGCGGCCAGCTGCGCGTTGCTGGAGTTGTGTCCGACGGCGATGGCCGCCCAGGACAGCAGACCGCCCAGCACCGCGATCGCGATGCCGACTCCGGCGGTCCAGCCCAGCACGGTGCCGACTGCGTCGTTCAGCTCGTCCGGGACCTTCGGCGTGAAAGCCGGGACGACGCCGTCGGCAAGGGTGAACGTGATGATCTTGCTCATGGGAAATACCTCTTAGACAGGGACTGGGCATACGGGGCGCAGGACCGCCGGCTGCGGGGCCGGCGGGAGCGGTTGGCCCCAGGAATCGTGGGCGGCTGCCAGCACAGCGGACGCGATCCGTGCGGCCGCCTGCCGGGTGCGGGAATGGACGCGTCCTGTGCGCAGGCCACTGGCCCGCAGGTGCGCGTCGTAGGGAAGGTGGACGACCTCGGCCATCCGTCCGGAGAGCATCGTGGCCGCGGCCCGTACCACCGAGGGCAGCCGACCCTCTCCGGTGGCGACGAACACCGCGACGGCGCGGTGAAGGGGAACGCTCTCGGCGGACATGGCCATGACGGCCTGCTGCAGGGCCTGCACACCGTCGGCGGAGGCGGCGGCGCACAGCACCGGCACCGCGTACGGCAGTGCCAGCCAGCCCCGCGTCTGCCCCTCGGTCCCCGCGCAGCGGGCCGCGAGGAGATCGTGGGTGATCGGGTGCGGCGTGTCGACCACGGCCGCCTGCCACCCGCCGATCGCCGCCAGTTGGTACCAGGCGGCGGGCTCCACCGGCAGGTCGAGGGGTGGGGCGTTCCACTCCCGGCAGTCGGTCAGGACGTCCCAGCCGCCCATGGGCGCGCAGGCCGACCGGACCCGTTCCGCGGAGGCCGGCTCGGTCGGCGGAAGCACGGCGAGCCCTCCGCCGGGCGCGGTGACCCAGCCCGGCCAGGGCGACGCGAGGCGCGGGGCGGTGTCGAGCACCACCGTCTCGCCCACGGCCGCGAGTTCGGCCGCCAGCAGGCAGGCCAGCGTCGACCGGCCGGCCCCGCCCGTCGGCGCCAGCACCGGCACCATCAGGCGGGCGGCGGCAGGCAAGCCGTGCAAAAAATCGGTACGTTTCCCCATCATTCCCCCCACAGAAGCGCAGCAAATAGTTGCATACGCAATTTCTGTCGCTCGAACAAGGGTGGATCAAGCGCATAGGAACCTTACATGCAACTTCTGACACCTCGACATGAGTGTCCGTTGACCTCAGCAGTTGGCAGAGATGGCATAGTGTCACGCATCATCTCGGACATTGCCCCGAGGGTCGTTCTGTTCGATACGACCTCGCGTCCACTTTGATGCAGCAAACGAACAAGTGGCCGCCGGGGGCATGCGCGGGCAGGGATCCGGGGGGATTGCTTCGTGGTGTCGAAGAAGTGGATTGCCGTTGCCGCGGGGGGTGCCGTCGCCACACCGGTGGCTGCCGGTCTCGGCATGGTGCTGCTCGTGGCCCTGATCGCCCAGGACGGAAGTCAGGGCGGAGGGCTGGGGGGCTCGTGGCCGACCGCGAGCAGCCTGAAGATCGGCGGCCAGGGCGGAGTTCCGCCCGAGTACGCCCAGCTCATCCTCGACGCGGCCGCCCGCTGCGATCAGGGCCTGCCGCCGGCGATCCTGGCCGCGCAGATCTGGGCCGAGTCGAAGTTCGATCCCACCGCGATCTCCCGTGACCCGGTCACCAAGGCACCGATCGCCTACGGGATAAGCCAGTTCATCCCCGATACCTGGGCCACCGAGGGCGTGGACGGCGACGGCGACGGCGACCGCGACGTCATGGACCCCAAGGACGCCATCCCCGCACAGGGGAAGATGATGTGTGAGCTGCTGGGCACCGCCAAGCGGCACCCGGACTACAACGGCAGCGCGATCGAGCTGGCCCTCGCCGGGTACAACGCGGGCTGGGGCAGGGTCGAAGAGTACCGGGGAGTCCCGCCCCGGTACTTCGCCGGCGGGCAGACGTACGACTACGTCAAGGA containing:
- a CDS encoding NlpC/P60 family protein codes for the protein MAAGLGMVLLVALIAQDGSQGGGLGGSWPTASSLKIGGQGGVPPEYAQLILDAAARCDQGLPPAILAAQIWAESKFDPTAISRDPVTKAPIAYGISQFIPDTWATEGVDGDGDGDRDVMDPKDAIPAQGKMMCELLGTAKRHPDYNGSAIELALAGYNAGWGRVEEYRGVPPRYFAGGQTYDYVKEIMAQSVKYTEATPGGAVDLPSGFSLPADTPPQVRTAVAWALQQKGGWYHLGGDCTNALGNDEDHWCDCSSLMQQSYKAAGITIPRTTWDQIYLPIHVDLDRPKPGDLVFNPGSDGNESSPGHVGMFIGGAGTGFIIESPRTGVQTRIVSYDSWRHSTNYMTKVTGIRRVVNW